In one Hippocampus zosterae strain Florida chromosome 10, ASM2543408v3, whole genome shotgun sequence genomic region, the following are encoded:
- the lrrc51 gene encoding leucine rich repeat containing 51 translates to MMCGAPVDLSFKAISNLADTESEEPSRCLRPLKRNSVGKFQSGSLRLNNNHITNLFDLHKTISHFMAEPSLLAWLDLSFNRITNIDKVLCELPQLRVLYLHGNRIFSLSEVDKLRNLSHLHTITLHGNVIETNKAYRSHVISTLRGLKTMDFSVVTPQERALAQIWHHRTSPGKQNKETLK, encoded by the exons ATGATGTGTGGAGCTCCAGTGGATTTATCTTTTAAAGCCATCAGCAACTTGGCAG ATACGGAGTCAGAAGAACCAAGCAGATGTCTGCGACCTTTAAAGAGAAATTCAGTAGGAAAGTTCCAAAGTGGCTCTCTTCGTCTGAATAACAATCATATTACAAATCTCTTTGACCTTCACAAGACTATCAGCCACTTCATGGCTGAACCGTCACTGCTCGCCTGGCTGGACCTTTCGTTCAACCGCATCACAAATATAGACAAA GTTTTGTGTGAACTACCCCAACTGCGGGTTTTGTATCTTCATGGCAACCGTATTTTTTCTCTATCAGAGGTAGACAAGCTACGGAATCTCTCTCATCTACACACCATCACCTTACATGGAAACGTCATTGAAACAAACAAGGCCTACAG gagTCATGTGATATCTACTCTGCGTGGATTAAAGACGATGGATTTCAGTGTTGTGACCCCTCAAGAGCGAGCCTTGGCACAGATATGGCACCACAGGACCAGCCCCGGCAAACAAAATAAGGAAACTCTTAAGTGA